From Pseudoxanthomonas sp. CF385, a single genomic window includes:
- a CDS encoding 8-oxo-dGTP diphosphatase, with the protein MPYTPIVATLGYVLSPDRSQVLLIHRNARPDDQHLGKYNGLGGKIERDEDVVAGMRREIHEEAGIDCDAMTLRGTISWPGFGKHGEDWLGFVFLITTYSGTPFERNPEGTLEWVPVEKIMDLPLWDGDRHFLPLVFDDDPRSFHGVMPYHEGRMVSWDYSRI; encoded by the coding sequence ATGCCCTATACCCCCATCGTCGCCACCCTCGGCTACGTGCTGTCGCCCGATCGCTCGCAGGTATTGCTGATCCACCGCAACGCGCGCCCGGACGACCAGCACCTGGGCAAGTACAACGGCCTGGGCGGCAAGATCGAGCGCGACGAAGACGTGGTGGCCGGCATGCGTCGCGAGATCCACGAGGAAGCCGGCATCGACTGCGACGCGATGACGCTGCGCGGGACGATCAGCTGGCCGGGCTTCGGCAAGCACGGTGAGGACTGGCTGGGCTTCGTCTTCCTGATCACGACCTACAGCGGCACGCCCTTCGAGCGCAATCCGGAGGGGACGCTGGAATGGGTGCCGGTGGAGAAGATCATGGACCTGCCGCTGTGGGACGGCGACCGCCACTTCCTGCCGCTGGTGTTCGACGACGACCCGCGCAGCTTCCACGGCGTCATGCCGTACCACGAAGGCCGGATGGTCTCGTGGGACTACTCGCGGATCTGA
- a CDS encoding PAS-domain containing protein translates to MLSVGMVVLAGLLWLGVLFGSALYAERHPRVLAVQWPYIYALSLAVYCTSWTFFGTVTQAARYGWPLPPTFVGTILLYAFGAFLLVKLVRMARESNATSLADLIATRLGKDGWLAATITLVAALGLIPYIALQLKAVAMSFALLTRSPGNDALPAWQDSALYVALAMAVFAMLFGTRRASAVEHNRGLVLAMAFESLFKLAAMLALGVFVWWGLPDLPEVPPVQAPPSTTYGFLPLVALGVLAMFTLPHQVHVGVVECRDERHVRTARWLFPLYMVLMAAPLLPLARAGGAMFGDAVPSDLYVLALPLSQGQQGLALLAFLGGLSAATGMVVVSTLTLSLMIGNHWLAPGLLRGGWLRGTGGDLRGAVLAQRRIGIVAVMLLAWAYSRLVAGNDALADVGAVSFSALATLAPALGFAIWRPQTPPRAVIAGIVVGFLVWGWLLLLPVTMDARGLAPAWLQDGPFGIAGLSPDGFFGLTGWSRLGRAVGVSLFCGTAVTLLVMGWRGNAPRRADSRGFDSKTLRDAGRRFLPRERVEELLADAPRSGPVPGVIEAQLERELSAVLGSASARLLLDAARRESGDLDTVAAIVGEVSQDLRFNQQVLEAALQNMSQGISVIDREQRLVAWNRRYREMFGFPAELLQVGRPIAELTRWALARMPQRGQDERALERRLAFMRAGTPHLTERVFPDGSIVEIRGNPMPGGGFVATYTDVTASRQAERQLKQANETLEQRVAERTALLETAKREAEHANDAKSRFLTAIGHDLLQPLHAAQLFTDALSQQLPEARQRDTALQVRGALDSTTDLLTGLLDMSRLEAGGLLPEPRDLPLMEVLEPLASEFRVLAHERGLSFAIVPTRAWVHTDPQLLRRILQNFLANAVRYTVRGGVLLGVRRRGDRLRVEVWDTGPGIAEAEQQRIFEEFRRGDDVPGQGLGLGLSIADRIAALLQAPLSLRSRLGQGAVFAVELVRVAAPAPSPASSGKPGLAGRHVLAVDNDPAALSALQQVLAGWGCSVATAAGSEGADAALRAQPADLWLFDYHLDDGDTGVALADRLRAAHGGRPCLILTADQTDAVRRAVRDADLPLLAKPVRPLALKSVLDRLLAARVSDVGAT, encoded by the coding sequence ATGCTGAGCGTCGGCATGGTGGTGCTGGCGGGACTGCTCTGGCTGGGCGTGCTGTTCGGTTCGGCGCTGTATGCCGAGCGCCATCCGCGCGTGCTGGCGGTGCAGTGGCCCTACATCTACGCGCTGTCGCTGGCGGTGTACTGCACCTCGTGGACCTTCTTCGGCACGGTGACGCAGGCCGCGCGCTACGGCTGGCCGCTGCCGCCGACCTTCGTGGGCACCATCCTGCTGTATGCGTTCGGCGCCTTCCTGCTGGTGAAGCTGGTGCGGATGGCGCGCGAATCCAACGCCACCTCGCTGGCCGACCTGATCGCGACGCGCCTGGGCAAGGACGGCTGGCTGGCCGCCACCATCACCCTGGTCGCCGCGCTGGGCCTGATTCCCTACATCGCGCTGCAGCTGAAGGCGGTCGCGATGAGCTTCGCGCTGCTGACGCGCTCGCCGGGCAACGACGCGCTGCCGGCCTGGCAGGACAGCGCGCTGTACGTCGCGCTGGCGATGGCGGTGTTCGCGATGCTGTTCGGCACGCGGCGCGCGAGTGCGGTGGAGCACAACCGCGGGCTGGTGCTGGCGATGGCGTTCGAGTCGCTGTTCAAGCTGGCGGCGATGCTGGCGCTGGGCGTGTTCGTCTGGTGGGGATTGCCCGACCTTCCCGAGGTGCCGCCGGTGCAGGCGCCGCCGTCCACGACCTACGGCTTCCTGCCGCTTGTGGCGCTCGGCGTCCTGGCGATGTTCACCCTGCCGCACCAGGTCCACGTGGGCGTGGTCGAATGCCGCGACGAACGCCACGTGCGCACGGCGCGCTGGTTGTTCCCGCTGTACATGGTGCTGATGGCGGCGCCGCTGCTACCGTTGGCGCGTGCGGGCGGCGCGATGTTCGGCGACGCCGTGCCGTCCGATCTGTACGTGTTGGCGCTGCCGCTCTCGCAGGGACAGCAGGGGCTCGCGCTGCTGGCCTTCCTCGGTGGCCTGAGCGCGGCCACCGGCATGGTGGTGGTCAGCACGCTGACGCTGAGCCTGATGATCGGCAACCACTGGCTGGCGCCGGGCCTGCTGCGCGGCGGTTGGTTGCGCGGCACCGGCGGCGACCTGCGCGGCGCGGTACTGGCGCAGCGACGCATCGGCATCGTCGCGGTGATGCTGCTCGCATGGGCCTACAGCCGTCTGGTCGCCGGCAACGATGCGCTGGCCGACGTGGGTGCGGTCTCGTTCTCGGCGCTGGCCACACTGGCGCCTGCGCTGGGATTCGCGATCTGGCGCCCGCAGACGCCGCCACGCGCCGTGATCGCGGGCATCGTCGTGGGCTTCCTGGTGTGGGGCTGGCTGTTGCTGCTGCCGGTGACGATGGATGCGCGGGGACTGGCGCCGGCATGGCTGCAGGACGGCCCGTTCGGCATCGCCGGTCTCTCGCCCGACGGCTTCTTCGGCCTGACCGGCTGGAGCCGGCTGGGGCGCGCGGTGGGCGTGAGCCTGTTCTGCGGCACGGCGGTGACGTTGCTGGTGATGGGATGGCGCGGTAACGCGCCGCGTCGCGCCGACAGCCGCGGCTTCGACAGCAAGACCCTGCGCGATGCGGGTCGCCGGTTCCTGCCGCGCGAACGGGTGGAGGAACTGCTCGCCGACGCGCCGCGCAGCGGGCCGGTGCCCGGCGTGATCGAAGCGCAGCTGGAGCGCGAACTCTCCGCCGTGCTCGGTTCGGCTTCGGCGCGTCTGCTGCTGGACGCCGCGCGGCGCGAAAGCGGCGACCTGGACACCGTGGCCGCGATCGTCGGCGAGGTGTCGCAGGATCTGCGCTTCAACCAGCAGGTGCTGGAGGCCGCGCTGCAGAACATGAGCCAGGGCATCAGCGTGATCGACCGCGAGCAGCGCCTGGTCGCCTGGAACCGCCGCTACCGCGAGATGTTCGGTTTTCCCGCGGAGTTGCTGCAGGTGGGACGCCCGATCGCCGAGCTCACGCGCTGGGCGTTGGCGCGCATGCCGCAGCGTGGGCAGGACGAACGCGCGCTGGAACGGCGCCTTGCATTCATGCGGGCAGGCACGCCGCATCTCACCGAACGTGTGTTTCCCGACGGCAGCATCGTCGAGATCCGCGGCAACCCGATGCCGGGCGGTGGATTCGTCGCCACGTACACCGACGTGACCGCCTCGCGCCAGGCCGAACGCCAGCTCAAGCAGGCGAACGAGACGCTGGAGCAGCGCGTCGCCGAGCGCACCGCGCTGCTGGAGACCGCCAAGCGCGAAGCCGAGCACGCGAACGATGCGAAGAGCCGCTTCCTGACCGCCATCGGCCACGACCTGCTGCAACCGCTGCACGCCGCCCAACTGTTCACCGATGCGCTGTCTCAGCAGCTGCCCGAAGCGCGCCAGCGCGATACCGCGCTGCAGGTGCGGGGCGCACTGGATTCGACCACGGACCTGCTGACCGGCCTGCTGGACATGTCGCGGCTGGAGGCCGGCGGCCTGCTGCCGGAGCCGCGCGACCTGCCGTTGATGGAAGTGCTGGAACCGCTGGCGTCCGAGTTCCGCGTGCTCGCCCACGAGCGCGGCCTGTCGTTCGCCATCGTGCCCACGCGCGCCTGGGTGCATACGGACCCGCAGTTGCTGCGGCGCATCCTGCAGAACTTCCTCGCCAACGCGGTGCGCTACACCGTGCGCGGCGGCGTGCTGCTGGGCGTGCGCCGGCGTGGCGATCGCCTGCGCGTTGAGGTGTGGGATACCGGCCCCGGCATCGCCGAAGCCGAGCAGCAGCGCATCTTCGAAGAGTTCAGGCGGGGCGACGACGTCCCGGGGCAGGGCCTGGGCCTGGGACTGTCGATCGCCGACCGCATCGCCGCGCTGCTGCAGGCGCCGTTGTCGCTGCGCAGTCGGTTGGGGCAGGGCGCCGTGTTCGCGGTGGAACTGGTGCGCGTGGCGGCGCCGGCACCGTCGCCGGCATCGTCCGGCAAGCCTGGGCTGGCGGGGCGCCATGTGCTGGCGGTCGACAACGATCCCGCGGCGCTGTCGGCATTGCAGCAGGTCCTGGCGGGGTGGGGCTGCAGCGTCGCCACGGCGGCGGGGAGCGAGGGCGCGGACGCCGCGTTGCGCGCGCAACCGGCGGATTTGTGGTTGTTCGACTACCACCTCGACGACGGCGATACCGGCGTGGCGTTGGCCGACCGCCTGCGCGCCGCGCACGGCGGGCGACCCTGTTTGATCCTCACCGCCGACCAGACCGATGCGGTGCGCCGCGCCGTGCGCGACGCCGACCTGCCGCTGCTGGCCAAGCCGGTGCGCCCGCTCGCGCTGAAATCGGTGCTGGACCGGTTGCTGGCCGCGCGGGTCTCTGATGTGGGAGCGACGTAA
- a CDS encoding TonB-dependent receptor — protein MKRKHLSLAIGCVLLSSVPVAWAQDATPAASTPATNATTLDSVKVTARKREETLQDVPVAVTAFTPETLDKLNIKDLGDLDAQVPNLTVYAARGSTSTVTAYIRGVGQADPLWGVDPGVGIYLDDVYIARPQGALLDVFDVERIEVLRGPQGTLYGKNTIGGAIKYISRGLPQETTGFASVTVGNYNQLDVKAALGGEIGGKDSGLRGRVSVASMNRDGFGENTYTGQEVSDKEINAIRAQLGAYSEDDFDIQFAFDYMDDQSGVRGAKMLAPNPLAPAYPPTSDRYDIRSGMKNINDTEMKGASVTANWRPSDNWAFKYVAAKRESDTETNIDFDTTPLPLVDVRAFYSDSQVSQELQANYDGGGRARGVMGLYWFNGDAGGQVLNYFWNPALATSLTNPLFGDTQGVVNTKSVALYADWTFDLTDRLKLDVGARYTDEDKHAVALNRFYTNTQYETSWGTAANFDKTVNFKNVSPKVSLDYQITPDIMVYGLASRGFKSGGYNIRANTTAVPRSGEPFDDESVDSFEIGSKMSFLDQRLFLNLSAFHNKYEDIQLSVFTSYTLPNGSQSFFGDFTNAGKGTVNGVEVEYQFLPTANWLISGNLAWLDAKYDEFITSGVNVADSQYFTNAPEFSGAINVEYRTDLANGGNLSARVGYSYQSEVWPTTDLSPLIKQDGYGLVNAGVIWKLDDAWSLSLQGTNLADEEYRTTGYNIAAYGVLTGFYGPPRQYSLTARYDF, from the coding sequence ATGAAGCGCAAGCACCTGAGCCTGGCCATCGGCTGCGTCCTGTTGTCGTCCGTGCCGGTGGCATGGGCGCAGGACGCGACGCCGGCCGCCAGCACGCCAGCCACCAACGCCACCACGCTGGATTCGGTCAAGGTCACCGCGCGCAAGCGCGAGGAGACCCTGCAGGACGTGCCGGTGGCCGTCACCGCGTTCACGCCGGAAACGCTGGACAAGCTCAACATCAAGGACCTGGGCGACCTGGACGCGCAGGTGCCGAACCTGACCGTGTACGCGGCGCGCGGCTCCACCAGCACCGTCACCGCCTACATCCGCGGCGTGGGCCAGGCCGATCCGCTGTGGGGCGTGGACCCGGGCGTGGGCATCTACCTGGACGACGTCTACATCGCCCGTCCGCAGGGCGCGCTGCTGGACGTGTTCGACGTCGAGCGCATCGAAGTGCTGCGCGGCCCGCAGGGCACGCTGTACGGCAAGAACACCATCGGCGGCGCGATCAAGTACATCTCGCGCGGCCTGCCGCAGGAGACTACCGGCTTCGCCTCGGTCACCGTGGGCAACTACAACCAGCTGGACGTCAAGGCCGCGCTGGGCGGCGAGATCGGCGGCAAGGACAGCGGCCTGCGCGGCCGCGTGTCGGTGGCCAGCATGAACCGCGATGGCTTCGGCGAGAACACGTATACCGGCCAGGAAGTCAGCGACAAGGAGATCAACGCGATCCGTGCGCAGCTGGGTGCGTACTCGGAAGACGATTTCGACATCCAGTTCGCCTTCGACTACATGGACGACCAGTCCGGCGTGCGCGGCGCGAAGATGCTGGCGCCGAACCCGCTGGCCCCGGCCTATCCGCCGACCAGCGACCGCTACGACATCCGTAGCGGCATGAAGAACATCAACGACACCGAGATGAAGGGCGCCTCGGTGACCGCCAACTGGCGCCCGAGCGACAACTGGGCGTTCAAGTACGTCGCGGCCAAGCGCGAGTCGGACACCGAGACCAACATCGACTTCGACACCACGCCGCTGCCGCTGGTGGACGTGCGCGCGTTCTACAGCGACAGCCAGGTCAGCCAGGAACTGCAGGCCAACTACGACGGCGGCGGCCGCGCCCGCGGCGTGATGGGCCTGTACTGGTTCAACGGCGATGCCGGCGGCCAGGTGCTGAACTACTTCTGGAACCCGGCGCTGGCCACCAGCCTGACCAACCCGCTGTTCGGCGACACCCAGGGCGTGGTCAACACCAAGAGCGTCGCGCTGTACGCCGACTGGACCTTCGACCTGACCGACCGCCTGAAGCTGGATGTGGGCGCGCGCTATACGGACGAAGACAAGCATGCCGTCGCGCTGAACCGCTTCTACACCAACACCCAGTACGAGACGTCGTGGGGCACGGCGGCCAACTTCGACAAGACGGTCAACTTCAAGAACGTCTCGCCGAAGGTCTCGCTGGACTACCAGATCACCCCGGACATCATGGTCTACGGCCTGGCGTCGCGCGGCTTCAAGTCGGGCGGCTACAACATCCGCGCCAACACCACGGCGGTGCCGCGCTCGGGCGAGCCGTTCGACGACGAGTCGGTCGACAGCTTCGAGATCGGCAGCAAGATGTCGTTCCTCGACCAGCGCCTGTTCCTGAACCTGTCGGCGTTCCACAACAAGTACGAGGACATCCAGTTGTCGGTGTTCACCTCGTACACGCTGCCGAACGGCTCGCAGAGCTTCTTCGGCGACTTCACCAACGCCGGCAAGGGTACCGTCAACGGCGTGGAGGTCGAGTACCAGTTCCTGCCGACCGCCAACTGGCTGATCAGCGGCAACCTGGCCTGGCTGGATGCGAAGTACGACGAGTTCATCACCAGCGGCGTCAACGTGGCCGACAGCCAGTACTTCACCAATGCACCGGAGTTCTCCGGCGCGATCAACGTGGAGTACCGCACCGACCTGGCCAACGGCGGCAACCTGTCCGCCCGCGTGGGCTACTCCTACCAGTCCGAAGTGTGGCCGACCACCGACCTCAGCCCGTTGATCAAGCAGGACGGCTACGGCCTGGTCAACGCCGGCGTGATCTGGAAGCTCGACGACGCGTGGAGCCTGTCGCTGCAGGGCACGAACCTGGCCGACGAGGAATACCGGACCACCGGCTACAACATCGCCGCCTACGGCGTGCTGACCGGCTTCTACGGTCCGCCGCGCCAGTACAGCCTGACCGCGCGCTACGACTTCTGA
- a CDS encoding GntP family permease — protein MSFLIVLAALCFLMFVAYRGYSVILFAPIAALGAVLLTDPSLVAPMFTGLFMDKMVGFLKLYFPVFLLGAVFGKLIEISGFSKAIVAATIKVVGAQRAMLSIVLVCALLTYGGVSLFVVVFAVYPFAAELFRQSDIPKRLVPGTIALGAFTFTMDALPGTPQIQNIIPASFFGTTGWAAPVLGTIGGVFILIVGMSYLEWRRRVAARNGEGYAGTDELRNEPEPFKGDRLAHPLIAILPLLLVGVANFLFTRWIPGFYGDSQSFVPAVIGNPAPVVQEVSKVAAIWAVQGALLVGIVSVIVFAWKPVLASFAEGTKSAIGGALLASMNTASEYGFGAVIAALPGFLVVANALQAIPNPLVNEAISVTALAGITGSASGGMSIALAAMADSFIANANAAGIPMDVLHRVASMASGGMDTLPHNGAVITLLAVTGLSHRQSYKDIFAITLIKTAAVFVVIGVFYATGLV, from the coding sequence ATGTCGTTCCTGATCGTGCTGGCCGCACTGTGTTTCCTGATGTTCGTGGCCTACCGCGGCTACAGCGTCATCCTGTTCGCGCCGATCGCGGCGCTGGGCGCGGTGCTGCTGACCGACCCGTCGCTGGTCGCGCCGATGTTCACCGGCCTCTTCATGGACAAGATGGTCGGCTTCCTGAAGCTGTACTTCCCGGTATTCCTGCTGGGCGCCGTGTTCGGCAAGCTGATCGAGATCTCGGGCTTCTCCAAGGCGATCGTGGCGGCGACCATCAAGGTGGTCGGCGCGCAGCGCGCGATGCTGTCCATCGTGCTGGTGTGCGCGCTGCTGACCTACGGCGGCGTGTCGCTGTTCGTGGTGGTGTTCGCGGTGTACCCGTTCGCGGCGGAACTGTTCCGCCAGAGCGACATCCCCAAGCGGCTCGTGCCCGGCACCATCGCCCTGGGCGCCTTCACCTTCACCATGGACGCGCTGCCGGGCACGCCGCAGATCCAGAACATCATTCCCGCCTCGTTCTTCGGTACCACCGGCTGGGCCGCACCCGTGCTGGGCACGATCGGCGGCGTGTTCATCCTGATCGTCGGCATGAGCTACCTGGAGTGGCGCCGCCGCGTGGCCGCGCGCAACGGCGAGGGCTACGCCGGCACCGACGAGCTGCGCAACGAGCCCGAGCCCTTCAAGGGCGACCGCCTGGCGCATCCGCTGATCGCGATCCTGCCGCTGCTGCTGGTGGGCGTGGCGAACTTCCTGTTCACCCGCTGGATCCCCGGCTTCTACGGCGACAGCCAGTCCTTCGTCCCGGCCGTCATCGGCAATCCGGCGCCGGTGGTGCAGGAGGTCTCGAAGGTCGCCGCGATCTGGGCCGTGCAGGGCGCGCTGCTGGTCGGCATCGTCTCGGTGATCGTGTTCGCGTGGAAGCCCGTGCTCGCCAGCTTCGCGGAGGGCACCAAGAGCGCCATCGGCGGCGCCCTGCTGGCTTCGATGAACACCGCTTCCGAATACGGTTTCGGCGCCGTCATCGCCGCCCTGCCCGGCTTCCTGGTCGTGGCCAATGCGCTGCAGGCCATCCCCAATCCGCTGGTCAACGAGGCGATCTCGGTCACCGCGCTGGCCGGCATCACCGGCTCGGCCTCGGGCGGCATGAGCATTGCGCTGGCGGCCATGGCCGACAGCTTCATCGCCAACGCTAATGCGGCCGGCATCCCGATGGACGTGCTGCATCGCGTGGCCTCGATGGCCTCGGGCGGTATGGACACCCTGCCCCACAATGGTGCGGTGATCACCCTGCTCGCCGTCACCGGCCTGAGCCACCGGCAGTCGTACAAGGACATCTTCGCCATCACCCTGATCAAGACCGCGGCCGTGTTCGTGGTGATCGGCGTGTTCTACGCCACAGGTCTGGTCTGA
- a CDS encoding DUF1800 domain-containing protein, which yields MARYTLPWRRFAARGPIRRTAAGPVARRDVERDTPSLRPAADLGTQVRQRFGRLYGWKGGEQPSPKDTTAAPEATATVDTGGRVAAGQTTPRLMTMARPPFAVQALNNLSYGATAATIAEFNALGSTDRQRLANYVDWQLNWDAIDDSAVTNRLNAGGYTTLNKPLTQLWAEHVVPDPEYNTRMRPANEVQRAAFVRAVYSRRQLREVLVNFWHDHFNVLGTDFSVGPVFVHYDRDVIRANAKGNFRTMLEAVAQSTAMLYYLDNISNSRSGPNENFARELLELHTFGAENYLGFMDPFQVPPCPEDPAYPIGYTDIDVYETSAAFTGWSAKNAHWQFPGENDGTFVYRQSWHDAGPKFLLGMLIYPEQPAMKDGRDVLNRLASHPRVAKFICKKLIRRFIDDTPRQGLIDSAAAIFRANWQAPNQIELVMRHILNSDDFVASFGRKNRRPFDASVAAMRTLGGDWTLRLDHSRSNDFMWLYGFTGHAPYNWPAPNGYPDSALAWSGSNSFAMTWRVLGWLTESKDGEVPLHPVVDTTRANVPVANWTAANIVTWWCTRLLGYQPEAARKQALVAFMAQNGDPNTYVITDTNTWQGSDLKRHYNHERLRGLVALILMTPEFMSR from the coding sequence ATGGCGCGCTATACCCTCCCGTGGCGCCGGTTCGCCGCGCGCGGCCCGATCCGCCGGACCGCGGCCGGTCCGGTCGCGCGTCGTGACGTGGAACGCGATACGCCCTCACTGAGGCCCGCGGCCGATCTGGGCACCCAGGTCCGGCAGCGCTTCGGCCGCCTGTATGGCTGGAAGGGCGGCGAGCAGCCCAGCCCCAAAGACACCACGGCCGCGCCGGAGGCGACCGCCACCGTCGACACCGGCGGCCGCGTGGCGGCGGGACAGACGACGCCGCGCCTGATGACGATGGCGCGTCCGCCGTTCGCGGTGCAGGCGCTGAACAACCTCAGCTACGGCGCCACCGCCGCCACCATCGCCGAATTCAACGCCCTGGGCAGCACCGATCGCCAGCGGCTGGCCAACTACGTGGACTGGCAGCTCAACTGGGACGCCATCGACGACAGCGCCGTCACCAACCGTCTCAACGCCGGCGGCTACACCACGCTCAACAAGCCGCTGACCCAGCTCTGGGCGGAGCACGTGGTGCCGGACCCCGAGTACAACACCCGCATGCGCCCGGCCAACGAAGTGCAGCGCGCGGCGTTCGTGCGCGCCGTGTACTCGCGCCGCCAGCTGCGCGAAGTGCTGGTGAACTTCTGGCACGACCACTTCAACGTGCTCGGCACGGACTTCAGCGTCGGCCCGGTGTTCGTGCACTACGACCGCGACGTGATCCGCGCCAACGCCAAGGGCAACTTCCGCACGATGCTCGAGGCCGTCGCCCAGAGCACGGCGATGCTGTATTACCTGGACAACATCAGCAATTCGCGCTCGGGCCCGAACGAGAACTTCGCCCGCGAACTGCTGGAACTGCACACCTTCGGCGCCGAGAACTACCTGGGTTTCATGGACCCGTTCCAGGTGCCGCCGTGCCCGGAGGATCCGGCGTACCCGATCGGCTACACCGACATCGACGTGTACGAGACCTCGGCCGCCTTCACCGGCTGGTCGGCGAAGAACGCGCACTGGCAGTTCCCCGGCGAGAACGACGGCACCTTCGTCTACCGCCAGTCCTGGCACGATGCCGGCCCGAAGTTCCTGCTCGGCATGCTGATCTATCCGGAACAGCCGGCGATGAAGGACGGCCGCGACGTGCTCAACCGCCTGGCCAGCCATCCGCGCGTGGCCAAGTTCATCTGCAAGAAGCTGATCCGCCGCTTCATCGACGACACGCCCCGGCAGGGACTGATCGACAGCGCCGCCGCGATCTTCCGCGCGAACTGGCAGGCGCCGAACCAGATCGAGCTGGTGATGCGCCACATCCTCAACTCCGACGATTTCGTCGCCAGCTTCGGCCGGAAGAACCGCCGGCCGTTCGATGCCTCGGTCGCGGCGATGCGCACCCTGGGGGGCGACTGGACGCTGCGCCTGGACCACAGCCGCAGCAACGACTTCATGTGGCTGTACGGCTTCACCGGCCACGCGCCGTACAACTGGCCGGCGCCGAACGGGTATCCCGACAGCGCGCTGGCGTGGTCCGGTTCCAATTCGTTCGCGATGACCTGGCGCGTGCTGGGCTGGCTGACCGAAAGCAAGGACGGCGAGGTGCCGCTGCATCCCGTGGTCGACACCACGCGCGCCAACGTGCCGGTCGCGAACTGGACCGCCGCCAACATCGTCACCTGGTGGTGCACGCGCCTGCTCGGCTACCAACCGGAAGCGGCGCGCAAGCAGGCGCTGGTCGCGTTCATGGCGCAGAACGGCGATCCCAACACCTACGTCATCACCGACACCAATACGTGGCAGGGCAGCGACCTGAAACGGCACTACAACCACGAGCGCCTGCGCGGTCTGGTGGCGCTGATCCTGATGACTCCCGAATTCATGAGCCGCTGA
- a CDS encoding DUF1501 domain-containing protein, whose protein sequence is MRDFQLTRREFVKGCGSAAIVSATGGSLMFADPVDAAVNSYDTVVHLFLRGGLDGLNLVVPTGGVDRGFYEEARPSLKIETSGAYGALPLTLSGGADTGFGLHPSATGLRDLWNDGKLAIVHACGMATTVTRSHFDAQLYIDLGTPGKYGSPTGWMTRAWETRPGGTGTLPALGVSGTQPAGLMGAVDALTMSSPSDFSLNTTAWSWQRTRSDSPSGLRGVAETVASLWNGQTGIEVNGRRADGALRLIGQQGYASLPASWPTGNFAQQLWTIAQSIRFNLGLRYATLDLGGWDTHEGQGTAGSGYHFYQNKINELSAALAAFYAELNGTGEMARVTVVVQSEFGRRVRANANGGTDHGYGNPLLVLGGAVNGRRFYGSWPGLNPETLSPTFGDVPVTTDYRRVLSEILIRRMGNANLSQVFPGYTGYAPLGLVQGTDLAPKLEDIAVAASIPSLAVPGAAAATSTDHAIGERVVPDWQRRGPVDRTLVRRER, encoded by the coding sequence ATGCGCGACTTCCAACTGACCCGACGCGAATTCGTCAAAGGCTGCGGCAGCGCCGCCATCGTCAGCGCCACCGGCGGCAGCCTGATGTTCGCCGATCCCGTGGACGCGGCCGTCAACAGCTACGACACCGTCGTGCACCTGTTCCTGCGCGGCGGCCTGGACGGCCTCAACCTGGTGGTGCCCACCGGCGGCGTGGACCGCGGCTTCTACGAGGAAGCGCGCCCCAGCCTGAAAATCGAGACCAGTGGCGCTTACGGCGCGCTGCCGCTCACGCTCTCCGGCGGCGCGGATACCGGCTTCGGCCTGCATCCCTCGGCCACCGGCCTGCGTGATCTGTGGAACGACGGCAAGCTGGCCATCGTCCATGCCTGCGGCATGGCCACCACGGTGACGCGCAGCCACTTCGACGCGCAGCTGTACATCGACCTGGGTACGCCCGGCAAGTACGGTTCGCCGACCGGCTGGATGACGCGCGCGTGGGAAACCCGTCCGGGCGGCACCGGCACGCTGCCTGCGCTGGGCGTCAGCGGCACCCAGCCGGCGGGCCTGATGGGCGCGGTGGACGCGCTCACGATGAGCAGCCCCTCGGACTTCTCCCTCAACACCACCGCCTGGAGCTGGCAGCGCACGCGGTCGGATTCGCCCTCCGGATTGCGCGGCGTGGCCGAGACCGTGGCGTCGCTGTGGAACGGGCAGACCGGCATCGAAGTCAACGGCCGCCGCGCCGACGGCGCGCTGCGTTTGATCGGCCAGCAGGGCTACGCCAGCCTGCCGGCGAGTTGGCCGACCGGCAACTTCGCGCAGCAGCTGTGGACCATCGCGCAAAGCATCCGCTTCAACCTGGGCCTGCGCTACGCCACCCTCGACCTCGGTGGCTGGGACACGCATGAAGGCCAGGGCACCGCGGGCAGCGGCTATCACTTCTACCAGAACAAGATCAACGAACTCTCCGCCGCGCTCGCCGCGTTCTATGCCGAGCTCAACGGCACCGGCGAGATGGCGCGCGTCACTGTGGTGGTGCAGTCCGAATTCGGCCGCCGCGTGCGCGCGAACGCGAACGGCGGCACCGACCACGGCTACGGCAATCCGCTGCTGGTGCTGGGCGGTGCCGTCAACGGCCGTCGCTTCTACGGCAGCTGGCCGGGCCTGAATCCGGAAACGCTCTCGCCCACCTTCGGCGACGTGCCGGTGACCACCGACTACCGCCGCGTCCTTTCGGAAATCCTGATCCGCCGCATGGGCAACGCCAACCTCAGCCAGGTCTTTCCCGGCTATACCGGTTACGCGCCGCTCGGCCTCGTGCAGGGCACCGACCTCGCGCCGAAGCTGGAAGACATCGCCGTGGCCGCATCGATTCCCTCGCTGGCGGTGCCGGGCGCAGCCGCGGCAACGTCCACGGACCATGCCATCGGCGAACGCGTCGTGCCCGACTGGCAGCGTCGTGGTCCGGTGGACCGCACGCTGGTGCGCCGAGAGCGTTGA